In the genome of Pseudanabaena mucicola str. Chao 1806, the window ACTCATTTGAAAACAAAAAATTAGTCCCAGTAAGAGTTTTGAGTTTTCATTTTGCCAACGGCAAAATGAAAACCGCTATACATTAGAGCGATTAGTTATCAGTAATAGTCTGAAGAGAATAGTTTAAGTAGACATACCGTACTGAGCAGATAACAGGTGATGAAGTCCTGAATCGTCCATTTCACACTGGCAAGAAAGACACAAACATTCGATCACTTTTTAAGTGTCCATTGCTCTTAGTCTAGTTTTTCTAAGCTAGATTTTTGGGTTTGCTTTTCTTTAGTTAATACCCAGATTCCATGTACGAGAATTAATATTGCCCAGATCACAGCAACCCATACAGACCAGATCCATACTTTTTCAGTGATAGATTGGATAAACCACATGCAGGTACTGCAAGCAGAATAGATAGCGAGGTGTAGATAAAAATTAACTCTACGTTCGAGATTTTGGTATTCAGGATCATTAGGATCTGGCGGCTTGGATAGCTTCGGCATAGAAAATTATGAATTGAGTCAGGTTCAACTAAAACTTATGCTAACTCAAAATCTGATACAGCGTTTCGCATTGACTTGAAACCTAAAGAAATTTCGCTCTATGAGACGATGTTAAATCCAGAGTTTAGTGGTAATTTCCAATAAGTATCTAAATGACGCTTTGCGCCTTGGCAATATATAAAAATAAATCAGGAAATTTCAGGATGGATACTTGGGAAAGCCTACGCATGGCAGGGAAAACTCTTGCGGCTAATCGATTGCGAAGCACATTAACAATGCTAGGTATTATCATCGGTAATGCTTCAGTAATTTTAATGGTGGGTGTTGGTCAAGGTGCTCAGAAATATGCCTCACAACAGTTTCAGGCGTTGGGGACAGACGTAATCTTTGTAATTACAGGAACTGACAATGCCCGTCGTAATGTGATCGCGCCGCCCAATCGCCTTGTCCTTGCCGATGCCGAAGCGATCGCTGCTCAAGTACCAACTGTCCGCAGTGTCGCCCCCCAGATCAATGGTTCAGAACTAGCGATCGCAGGTAACAACACCAAACGCGCCACGTTGATTGGCACAACCGATAACTATGTAAAAGTAAGAACTGCGGATGTTGGGTCAGGACGCTTTTTTAATGCAGAAGATATTAAACGGAATGCAAGGGTGGTGACTTTAGGCTCAGCGATCGCCAAAGATTTATTTCCGCAGGGT includes:
- a CDS encoding 2TM domain-containing protein, whose amino-acid sequence is MPKLSKPPDPNDPEYQNLERRVNFYLHLAIYSACSTCMWFIQSITEKVWIWSVWVAVIWAILILVHGIWVLTKEKQTQKSSLEKLD